One Candidatus Leptovillus gracilis DNA segment encodes these proteins:
- a CDS encoding DUF4126 domain-containing protein, translating to MIEALGGIGAAFGLAGSAGLNAYIPLLIVAVAARYPLADPLLKLSAPYDILSNPGIIILLSVLLIIEMLVDKIPAVDTLNDGIQTFIRPAAGAILFAASANVITDISPVITLAAGLMVAGGIHTTKAVTRPMITAATAGTGNWAVSLVEDVVALFTSILALLLPIITGIAAAVALFFAVRLYRRRKKKEGIAFR from the coding sequence ATGATTGAAGCCCTCGGCGGCATTGGCGCCGCATTTGGCCTGGCCGGCAGCGCCGGGCTAAACGCCTATATCCCCCTGCTCATTGTGGCTGTGGCCGCCCGCTATCCCCTGGCCGATCCGCTGCTGAAGCTTTCCGCCCCTTACGATATATTGAGCAATCCCGGGATCATCATCCTGTTGTCGGTGTTGCTGATTATCGAAATGTTGGTGGACAAGATTCCGGCCGTAGATACCTTAAACGACGGCATCCAGACCTTCATCCGGCCGGCGGCCGGGGCCATTCTGTTTGCCGCCAGCGCCAACGTCATCACCGACATCAGCCCGGTGATCACCCTGGCGGCTGGTTTAATGGTAGCCGGGGGTATCCACACCACCAAAGCTGTCACCCGTCCTATGATCACGGCGGCGACGGCCGGAACTGGCAATTGGGCCGTCAGTCTGGTGGAAGATGTGGTCGCCCTGTTTACCTCCATCCTGGCGCTGCTGCTGCCCATTATCACCGGAATCGCAGCGGCCGTTGCTTTGTTCTTTGCCGTCCGGCTTTACCGCCGACGTAAGAAAAAAGAGGGTATTGCATTTCGCTAA
- a CDS encoding DUF2085 domain-containing protein, which produces MTPLNYRHISNLMAQQPPRRRRLFLLAVVGAMLLLIGFYAVTDVAHLTHNHTLAGADWVGYAVCHRITGRSLAINGRQFPLCARCTGMYLGVFLVFLVLWLGGRLRWSLLPPFPILLTLIGFVGLMGIDGVNSYLHFFPNAPHIYEPRNWLRLLTGMGTGLTMGLITLPMLAQTLWRQPVWQASAAAWRDLLEMVVVAGTAVILLLSNQPTILYVLALASTAGLLIVVTALNTVSLLLVLRRDGRAERAWETAVPLFIGFILALLELSAISLVRFHFTGTMTGLPGL; this is translated from the coding sequence ATGACACCTCTGAACTATCGGCACATCTCTAATTTGATGGCGCAGCAGCCGCCGCGCCGCCGCCGGCTGTTTCTGCTGGCGGTGGTGGGAGCGATGTTGTTATTGATCGGCTTTTACGCGGTGACGGATGTGGCCCACCTGACGCATAACCATACGCTGGCCGGGGCGGATTGGGTGGGGTATGCAGTGTGTCATCGCATTACCGGGCGGTCGTTGGCGATTAACGGCCGTCAATTCCCCCTTTGCGCCCGCTGTACCGGCATGTACCTGGGCGTGTTCCTGGTGTTCCTGGTCTTATGGCTGGGTGGCCGACTGCGCTGGAGTTTGCTGCCCCCTTTCCCCATCTTGCTCACACTCATAGGATTTGTTGGGTTGATGGGCATTGACGGCGTCAATTCCTACCTCCACTTCTTCCCCAACGCGCCCCACATCTACGAACCGCGCAACTGGCTGCGCCTGCTAACCGGCATGGGGACCGGCCTGACCATGGGCCTCATCACCCTGCCCATGTTGGCGCAAACTCTGTGGCGGCAGCCGGTCTGGCAGGCGTCTGCGGCAGCCTGGCGGGACTTGTTAGAGATGGTGGTGGTGGCGGGCACGGCCGTTATCCTGCTGCTGAGCAACCAACCGACGATTTTGTACGTACTGGCGTTAGCCAGCACGGCCGGTTTGTTGATTGTCGTGACGGCGTTAAATACAGTGTCCCTGCTGTTGGTCTTGCGGCGGGACGGCCGGGCAGAGAGGGCGTGGGAAACGGCCGTGCCCCTGTTCATCGGTTTTATCCTGGCCTTGCTTGAACTCAGCGCCATCAGCCTGGTCCGTTTTCACTTCACCGGAACCATGACCGGTTTGCCGGGTTTGTGA
- a CDS encoding fatty acid desaturase, whose translation MVVSPVKASEQLNWKSMVRPFQTADTRKSIWQVVNTFIPFFALWVVMYFSLQVSYWLTLLLALPTAGLLVRIFIIQHDCGHGSFFPSRKANDYLGIVCGLFTLTPYYQWRKSHAVHHATAGNLARRDVHDVYTMTVNEYNAAPLAGKIRYRLYRNPITLFLILPLVLFLVLYRFPGPLARRKEKLNVLANDLALVLIVALVSLVIGFRPFLLVHLPLIFIASTVGTWLFFVQHQFEDTYWAGGEEWDYAAAALKGSSFYKLPKVLQWFTGNIGFHHIHHLSPRIPNYRLEECHRQNPELQNVSTLTLSSSLRTTFLSLWDEDQKKLVSFRTARRNSQVTQSMGE comes from the coding sequence ATGGTTGTATCCCCGGTAAAGGCGTCCGAGCAGTTGAATTGGAAGAGTATGGTACGGCCGTTTCAAACAGCCGATACCCGAAAGAGCATCTGGCAGGTCGTCAACACATTTATACCTTTTTTTGCCTTGTGGGTGGTGATGTATTTCAGTTTACAGGTGAGTTACTGGCTTACCTTGCTGTTGGCGCTGCCGACAGCCGGGCTGCTGGTGCGTATCTTCATCATTCAACATGATTGTGGGCACGGCTCGTTTTTCCCATCACGCAAGGCCAACGACTATCTGGGCATTGTCTGCGGTTTGTTTACCCTGACGCCTTATTACCAATGGCGCAAAAGCCACGCTGTCCACCACGCCACGGCCGGCAACCTGGCCCGCCGCGACGTCCACGACGTGTATACCATGACCGTCAACGAATACAACGCCGCGCCGCTCGCCGGTAAAATTCGCTACCGGCTCTATCGCAATCCCATCACCCTCTTTTTGATCTTGCCGTTGGTCCTGTTTTTGGTTTTGTACCGCTTCCCTGGCCCGTTGGCCCGCCGCAAAGAAAAGCTAAACGTCCTGGCGAACGATCTCGCTCTGGTGCTTATTGTCGCCCTGGTCAGTTTGGTGATTGGTTTTCGACCCTTCTTGCTGGTTCATTTGCCGTTGATTTTTATTGCCTCCACGGTTGGAACCTGGCTCTTTTTTGTGCAGCACCAGTTTGAGGACACCTATTGGGCTGGCGGTGAGGAGTGGGATTATGCGGCGGCGGCGCTAAAGGGCAGCTCGTTTTACAAGCTGCCAAAAGTATTGCAGTGGTTCACCGGCAACATCGGCTTCCACCACATCCACCACCTTAGCCCGCGCATCCCCAATTACCGGCTGGAAGAATGCCACAGGCAGAACCCAGAGTTACAGAACGTTTCCACACTAACGCTCTCTTCCAGCCTACGGACAACTTTTTTGAGTTTGTGGGATGAGGATCAGAAAAAGCTGGTTAGTTTTCGCACTGCACGCCGCAATTCGCAGGTAACGCAGAGTATGGGTGAGTAG